The following are encoded together in the Cyanobacterium aponinum PCC 10605 genome:
- a CDS encoding Uma2 family endonuclease has translation MIAQLEKTCYSVEEYFELEETAEYKSEYHDGEIIPMTGGTTNHNKIAGNFYFYFKSAFRRQNYDIYINDVRLSIPLQRRYTYPDIMIIQDQPIYEGDKQTTITNPLIIIEVLSNSTENYDKGEKFKSYRSIKSFQEYILIDQYSFSVEQFIKESEGEWKFKEYLGENQVLKLGKIDFELSFSDIYEGVNFVESI, from the coding sequence ATGATTGCTCAACTAGAAAAAACTTGTTACTCGGTAGAAGAATATTTTGAGTTAGAAGAAACCGCCGAATATAAAAGCGAATACCATGATGGAGAAATTATCCCCATGACAGGAGGCACAACTAATCACAACAAAATAGCAGGTAATTTTTATTTTTATTTTAAATCTGCTTTCAGAAGACAAAATTACGATATTTATATCAATGATGTGCGTCTTTCTATTCCTCTCCAGAGACGTTATACTTACCCTGATATTATGATTATTCAAGATCAACCAATCTATGAAGGGGATAAACAAACAACCATCACAAATCCCCTCATAATTATTGAAGTTTTATCAAATTCAACGGAAAATTATGATAAGGGAGAGAAATTTAAAAGCTATCGTTCTATTAAATCTTTTCAAGAATATATATTAATAGATCAGTATAGTTTTTCTGTGGAACAATTTATCAAAGAATCTGAAGGAGAATGGAAATTTAAGGAGTATTTAGGAGAAAATCAGGTGTTAAAATTAGGTAAAATTGATTTTGAACTATCTTTTTCTGATATTTATGAAGGGGTTAATTTTGTTGAAAGTATTTAA